A genomic stretch from Halorhodospira halophila SL1 includes:
- the epmB gene encoding EF-P beta-lysylation protein EpmB, with amino-acid sequence MLTDTARQPKPGRERRAAERWRQELIGAIRQPEELLRRLDLPESLLAPAEQAARTFPMRVPVPYLARIRPGDPNDPLLRQVLPIGAELETHPGYTADPLAEQGARTGSGVLQKYNGRSLLIATGGCAIHCRYCFRRCFPYNREAGWRTALDQLEQHGAPEEVILSGGDPLLLDDQALGACLERLGRIAAVRRVRIHTRLPVVIPSRVTAALARHLGQIRLQSVIVVHANHPREIDAEVSSALARLRNVCSTVLNQTVLLRGVNDDTATLASLSERLFAADVLPYYLHLLDPVAGAAHFDVDAKTGQRLWAELARSLPGYLVPRLAREEPGAAAKTVITPDAP; translated from the coding sequence ATGCTAACCGATACGGCCCGACAGCCCAAGCCAGGCAGAGAGCGCCGCGCCGCCGAGCGCTGGCGGCAGGAGCTGATCGGTGCGATTCGGCAGCCCGAGGAGCTGCTCCGGCGCCTGGATCTGCCTGAGTCACTGCTGGCCCCGGCCGAACAGGCCGCCCGGACCTTCCCAATGCGAGTGCCGGTCCCCTACCTGGCGCGCATCCGTCCCGGAGACCCCAACGACCCGCTGCTGCGCCAGGTGCTGCCCATCGGCGCCGAACTCGAGACCCATCCCGGCTACACCGCCGACCCCCTGGCCGAGCAGGGTGCCCGCACCGGCAGCGGCGTGCTGCAGAAGTACAACGGCCGGAGCCTGCTCATCGCCACCGGCGGCTGCGCCATCCACTGCCGTTACTGTTTCCGGCGCTGCTTCCCGTACAACCGCGAGGCGGGCTGGCGCACCGCCCTGGATCAGCTCGAGCAACACGGAGCCCCCGAGGAGGTCATCCTCAGCGGCGGAGATCCGCTGCTCCTCGACGATCAGGCGCTAGGCGCCTGCCTCGAGCGCCTCGGCCGCATCGCCGCGGTGCGCCGGGTACGTATCCACACCCGGCTACCGGTGGTGATCCCTTCCCGGGTCACTGCGGCCCTCGCCCGCCACCTGGGGCAAATCCGACTACAGAGCGTGATCGTGGTCCACGCCAACCACCCCCGGGAGATCGACGCGGAGGTCAGCTCGGCCCTGGCCCGGCTGCGAAACGTCTGCTCGACGGTCCTCAACCAGACGGTGCTGCTGCGCGGCGTCAACGACGATACCGCCACCCTGGCGTCCCTCTCCGAGCGGCTGTTCGCCGCCGACGTCCTCCCCTACTACCTACATCTGCTCGACCCGGTAGCCGGGGCGGCTCACTTCGACGTGGACGCAAAAACCGGGCAGCGGCTCTGGGCGGAACTGGCCCGGAGCTTGCCCGGTTATCTGGTGCCGCGCCTAGCCCGCGAGGAGCCCGGCGCGGCGGCCAAGACGGTGATTACACCGGACGCCCCTTGA
- the htpX gene encoding protease HtpX produces the protein MTRIALLLATNIAVVLVLSIILNLLGVEQFLREQGIDAEMVTLLIFAAGIGFAGSFISLAMSKYMAMKMMGAKPIESPRGEQEQWLVETVRRFAQREGIGMPDVAIYDAPEINAFATGARRNSALVAVSSGLLQNMTRDEAEAVIAHEVAHVSNGDMVTLTLIQGVVNTFVIFLSHVAGRFVDRVVFKNEGGHGPGFWITMIFAQMVLGVLASMITMYFSRKREFRADSGAAKLAGRDKMIAALEKLKRSVEPQNMPDEMEAFGINGRMGGSSIKRLFMSHPPLDERIEALKGRPV, from the coding sequence CTGACCCGGATCGCGTTACTGTTGGCGACCAACATCGCTGTGGTGTTGGTGCTGTCGATCATCCTCAACCTGCTCGGCGTTGAGCAGTTCCTCCGCGAGCAAGGCATCGACGCGGAGATGGTCACGCTGCTGATCTTCGCCGCCGGCATCGGCTTTGCCGGCTCCTTCATCTCGCTGGCCATGTCCAAGTACATGGCGATGAAGATGATGGGTGCCAAGCCCATCGAGAGCCCGCGCGGCGAGCAGGAGCAGTGGCTGGTGGAGACCGTCCGCCGCTTCGCCCAGCGCGAGGGCATCGGCATGCCCGATGTGGCAATCTACGACGCCCCGGAGATCAACGCCTTTGCCACCGGTGCCCGGCGCAACAGCGCCCTAGTGGCGGTCAGCTCGGGGCTGCTGCAGAACATGACCCGCGACGAGGCCGAGGCGGTCATCGCCCACGAGGTGGCCCACGTCTCCAACGGTGACATGGTCACTCTGACCCTGATCCAGGGCGTGGTGAACACCTTCGTGATCTTCCTCTCGCACGTTGCCGGGCGCTTCGTCGATCGGGTGGTGTTCAAGAATGAGGGCGGTCACGGCCCCGGCTTCTGGATCACCATGATCTTCGCTCAGATGGTCCTCGGCGTGCTGGCGTCGATGATCACCATGTACTTCTCGCGCAAGCGCGAGTTCCGGGCGGATAGCGGTGCCGCCAAGCTGGCCGGGCGCGACAAGATGATCGCCGCGCTGGAGAAGCTTAAGCGCTCGGTGGAGCCGCAGAACATGCCGGACGAGATGGAGGCCTTCGGCATCAACGGCCGGATGGGCGGCTCGTCGATCAAACGGCTGTTCATGTCGCACCCGCCGCTGGATGAGCGCATCGAGGCGCTCAAGGGGCGTCCGGTGTAA
- the parC gene encoding DNA topoisomerase IV subunit A, which translates to MSENAASDFETQPLREFTERAYLDYSMYVILDRALPHVSDGLKPVQRRIVYAMSELGLSAAAKYKKSARTVGDVLGKYHPHGDAACYEAMVHMAQPFTYRYPLIDGQGNWGSPDDPKSFAAMRYTEARLTPYARVLLNELGQGTVEWIPNFDGALQEPERLPARLPNVLLNGGSGIAVGMATDIPPHNLREVVDACVHLLDRPEATTAELCEHVPAPDFPTASDVITPREELRTIYERGHGTVRARARWEYEREQAQIVIHALPYQVAGAKVMEQIAAQIQSRKLPMVEDLRDESDHDAPVRIVVQLRSRRQDPERVMDHLFATTDLERGYRVHLNVIGLDGRPRVFSLRDLLAEWLSFRTETVRRRLTWRLEKVEDRLHILEGLLTAYLNIDEVIAIIREEDEPKPVLMERFGLSDAQAEAILELRLRHLARLEEMKIRGEQGDLERERDELRATLGDAARLREQVKSELLGDAEAHGDERRSPLVQRGPARAMDETELMPSEPVTVVLSEKGWVRAAKGHEVDATGLSYKAGDGYLDHALGRSNQPAIFLDSTGRAYAVPAHTLPSARSQGEPLTKRLTPPEKARFQSVLAGDSESRWLLASDAGYGFRVPLRELFSRNRSGKAVLTLPDGAAVLPPVTVPAEADGAEVVVASSDGRLLVFPLEELPEMARGKGNKLIGIPAQRLRDREEVVVAVAVLPAGAALRVEAGKTGKRLSHSDLEAFRAARGRRGVQLPRGLRQIRGLHVEN; encoded by the coding sequence ATGTCCGAAAACGCTGCCTCCGACTTCGAGACGCAACCGCTCCGCGAGTTCACCGAGCGGGCCTACCTCGACTACTCGATGTACGTCATCCTCGACCGTGCGCTGCCCCACGTCTCCGACGGGCTCAAGCCGGTGCAGCGGCGGATCGTCTACGCCATGTCCGAACTCGGGTTGTCGGCGGCGGCGAAGTACAAGAAATCGGCCCGTACCGTCGGCGACGTGCTCGGCAAGTACCACCCGCACGGCGACGCGGCCTGCTACGAGGCCATGGTCCACATGGCCCAGCCGTTCACCTATCGCTATCCGTTGATCGACGGCCAGGGCAACTGGGGCTCTCCGGACGATCCGAAATCCTTCGCCGCCATGCGCTACACCGAGGCGCGCCTGACCCCCTACGCCCGCGTGCTGCTCAACGAGTTGGGGCAGGGGACAGTGGAGTGGATTCCCAACTTCGACGGCGCCCTGCAGGAGCCGGAACGCCTGCCGGCGCGGCTGCCGAACGTGTTGCTCAACGGCGGTTCGGGGATCGCCGTGGGCATGGCCACGGATATCCCGCCCCACAACCTGCGCGAGGTGGTCGATGCCTGCGTCCACCTCCTCGATCGGCCCGAGGCCACCACGGCGGAGCTCTGTGAGCACGTGCCGGCGCCGGACTTCCCCACCGCCTCGGACGTGATCACGCCGCGCGAGGAGCTGCGCACCATCTACGAGCGGGGCCACGGTACCGTCCGCGCGCGGGCCCGCTGGGAGTATGAGCGGGAGCAGGCGCAGATCGTCATCCACGCACTCCCTTACCAGGTGGCCGGCGCCAAGGTCATGGAGCAGATCGCCGCCCAGATCCAGTCGCGCAAGCTGCCCATGGTCGAGGATCTGCGCGATGAGTCGGACCACGACGCGCCGGTGCGCATCGTCGTCCAGCTCCGCTCCCGGCGCCAGGATCCGGAGCGGGTCATGGATCACCTGTTCGCCACCACGGATCTCGAGCGCGGCTACCGCGTCCACCTGAACGTCATCGGCCTCGACGGTCGGCCGCGGGTCTTCTCCCTGCGCGACCTTCTGGCCGAGTGGCTGAGCTTCCGCACCGAGACGGTCCGCCGTCGCCTGACTTGGCGCTTGGAGAAGGTGGAGGATCGGCTCCATATCCTCGAGGGCCTGCTCACCGCGTATCTGAACATCGATGAGGTCATCGCCATCATCCGCGAGGAGGACGAGCCCAAGCCGGTGCTCATGGAGCGCTTCGGGCTCAGTGATGCCCAGGCCGAGGCGATCCTCGAGCTGCGCCTGCGCCACTTGGCCCGTCTGGAGGAGATGAAGATCCGCGGCGAGCAGGGCGATCTGGAGCGTGAGCGCGACGAGCTGCGCGCCACCCTTGGCGACGCCGCCCGGCTGCGCGAGCAGGTCAAGAGCGAGCTCCTCGGTGATGCCGAGGCCCACGGGGACGAGCGCCGCTCGCCGCTGGTCCAGCGCGGTCCGGCGCGGGCCATGGACGAGACCGAGCTGATGCCCAGCGAGCCGGTCACCGTGGTGCTCTCGGAGAAGGGCTGGGTCCGCGCCGCCAAGGGCCACGAGGTCGATGCGACCGGGCTCTCCTACAAGGCCGGCGACGGCTACCTGGATCACGCCCTGGGCCGGTCGAACCAGCCGGCCATCTTCCTCGACTCCACCGGTCGGGCCTACGCGGTCCCGGCGCATACCCTGCCGTCGGCGCGCAGCCAGGGGGAGCCGCTGACCAAGCGGCTCACGCCCCCGGAGAAGGCCCGCTTCCAGTCGGTCCTCGCCGGCGATTCGGAGTCGCGCTGGTTGCTCGCCTCCGATGCCGGCTACGGCTTCCGTGTCCCCCTGCGCGAGCTCTTCTCGCGCAATCGCTCCGGGAAGGCGGTGCTGACCCTGCCGGATGGGGCGGCTGTGCTCCCGCCCGTAACGGTGCCCGCGGAGGCCGATGGTGCCGAGGTGGTGGTGGCCAGTTCCGATGGCCGACTGCTGGTCTTCCCCCTTGAGGAGCTGCCGGAGATGGCGCGAGGCAAGGGCAACAAGCTCATTGGCATCCCTGCCCAGCGCCTGCGCGATCGCGAGGAGGTGGTGGTCGCCGTGGCCGTGCTGCCCGCCGGCGCAGCGCTGCGTGTGGAGGCCGGCAAGACCGGCAAGCGGCTGAGCCACAGCGATCTGGAGGCGTTCCGCGCCGCCCGGGGCCGGCGCGGTGTTCAGTTGCCGCGCGGGCTGCGCCAGATCCGTGGGCTCCACGTGGAGAATTGA
- the parE gene encoding DNA topoisomerase IV subunit B, which translates to MTTKTQQTYDASDIEVLTGLEPVRRRPGMYTETNRPDHLAQEVIDNSVDEAVAGHARRIEVTVHADGSLEVSDDGRGMPVDMHPTEGVPAVEVILGRLHAGGKFSSKSYRYSGGLHGVGVSVVNALSTRLQVHIRRDGAEHTIAFSAGERIEPLERVGKTRETGTTLRFWPDTSYFDSPRFSRARLEHLLRAKAVLCPGLTVILRDATGGEGQEPEVLTWYYEDGLRDYLAGAVADYEHLPDPPFTARLGSEHEEMECALVWLPEGSGPAESYVNLIPTPQGGTHVNGLRTGLTEAMREFCELRNLLPRGVRIAPEDVWEHISYVLSVKMHEPQFAGQTKERLSSRNCAAFVSGAVKDAFSLWLNEHTQSAEQIVDLVVRAAQRRQRAAKKVTRKRVGSGPALPGKLADCTGQDPARSELFLVEGDSAGGSAKQAREREFQAVMPLRGKILNTWEVAPDEVMASQEVHDIAVALGVDPGSEDLSGLRYHKVCVLADADPDGAHIATLLCALFQRHFPALVAGGHVYVAMPPLYRIDVGKQTFYALDRDERQGILDRIEAERIKGKVQETRFKGLGEMNPVQLRETTMAPDTRRLVQLTVDDPDETERLLGMLLGRGAAAQRREWLESKGNLAEIVL; encoded by the coding sequence ATGACAACCAAGACCCAGCAGACCTACGACGCCTCCGACATCGAAGTCCTGACCGGACTGGAGCCGGTACGCCGGCGTCCCGGTATGTACACCGAAACCAACCGCCCCGACCACCTCGCCCAGGAGGTGATCGACAACAGTGTCGACGAGGCGGTCGCCGGACACGCCCGGCGCATCGAGGTGACCGTGCACGCTGATGGCTCCCTGGAGGTCAGCGACGACGGCCGCGGCATGCCGGTGGATATGCATCCCACCGAGGGGGTGCCCGCGGTCGAGGTGATCCTCGGCCGGCTCCACGCCGGCGGCAAGTTCTCGAGCAAGAGCTACCGCTATTCCGGCGGCCTGCACGGGGTCGGTGTCTCCGTGGTGAACGCGCTATCGACGCGGCTGCAGGTGCATATCCGCCGCGACGGCGCCGAGCACACCATCGCCTTCTCGGCGGGGGAGCGGATCGAGCCGCTGGAGCGGGTGGGCAAGACGCGGGAGACCGGCACCACGCTGCGCTTCTGGCCGGATACCAGCTACTTCGACAGCCCGCGCTTCTCTCGCGCCCGGCTCGAGCACCTGCTGCGCGCCAAAGCGGTGCTCTGCCCGGGGCTGACGGTCATCCTGCGCGACGCCACCGGGGGCGAGGGGCAGGAGCCCGAGGTGCTGACCTGGTACTACGAGGATGGGCTGCGCGATTACCTGGCCGGTGCCGTGGCCGACTACGAGCATCTGCCGGATCCGCCGTTCACTGCCCGGCTCGGCTCCGAGCACGAGGAGATGGAGTGCGCCCTGGTGTGGTTGCCGGAGGGCAGCGGGCCGGCGGAGAGCTACGTCAACCTCATCCCCACTCCTCAGGGCGGGACCCACGTCAACGGCCTGCGCACCGGCCTGACCGAGGCCATGCGCGAGTTCTGCGAGCTGCGTAACCTGCTGCCGCGCGGGGTGCGCATCGCCCCGGAGGACGTCTGGGAGCACATCAGCTACGTGCTGTCGGTGAAGATGCATGAGCCGCAGTTCGCCGGGCAGACCAAGGAGCGGCTCTCCTCGCGCAACTGTGCCGCCTTCGTCTCCGGGGCCGTGAAGGACGCCTTCAGCCTGTGGCTCAACGAGCACACCCAGAGCGCCGAGCAGATTGTCGATCTGGTGGTGCGCGCCGCTCAGCGCCGCCAGCGGGCCGCCAAGAAGGTGACGCGCAAGCGGGTGGGCAGTGGGCCGGCGCTGCCCGGCAAGCTGGCCGACTGCACCGGGCAGGATCCGGCGCGCAGCGAGCTCTTCCTGGTCGAGGGGGATTCCGCCGGCGGCTCGGCCAAGCAGGCCCGCGAACGGGAATTCCAGGCGGTCATGCCGCTGCGCGGTAAGATCCTCAATACCTGGGAGGTGGCTCCCGACGAGGTCATGGCCTCCCAGGAGGTCCACGATATCGCCGTGGCCCTGGGGGTCGACCCGGGCAGCGAGGACCTCTCCGGGCTGCGCTACCACAAGGTCTGCGTCCTGGCCGACGCTGACCCCGACGGCGCGCACATTGCCACGCTGCTCTGCGCCCTGTTCCAGCGCCACTTCCCGGCCCTGGTGGCCGGCGGCCACGTCTACGTGGCGATGCCGCCGCTGTATCGCATCGATGTTGGCAAGCAGACCTTCTACGCCCTCGACCGCGACGAGCGCCAGGGTATCCTCGACCGGATCGAGGCCGAGCGCATCAAGGGCAAGGTGCAGGAGACGCGCTTCAAGGGCCTTGGTGAGATGAACCCGGTCCAGCTGCGCGAGACCACCATGGCCCCGGATACCCGCCGCCTGGTTCAGCTCACCGTCGATGACCCCGACGAGACCGAACGCCTGCTCGGCATGCTGCTCGGCCGTGGCGCCGCAGCCCAGCGCCGCGAGTGGCTGGAGAGCAAGGGCAACCTGGCGGAAATCGTCCTTTGA
- a CDS encoding exodeoxyribonuclease VII small subunit has translation MSETDSQETAPQGDLPDFERSVAELEALIERMERGEQTLEEALRDFERGIHLTRHCQKALSAAEQKVAILLENSEDGDVGPFRPDDS, from the coding sequence ATGAGCGAGACCGATTCTCAGGAAACCGCCCCCCAGGGCGACCTCCCCGACTTCGAGCGCTCGGTGGCCGAACTTGAGGCCCTGATCGAACGCATGGAGCGTGGCGAACAGACCCTTGAGGAGGCCCTGCGCGACTTTGAACGGGGCATCCACCTGACCCGCCACTGCCAGAAGGCGCTGAGCGCCGCCGAGCAGAAAGTGGCTATCCTACTCGAGAACAGCGAGGACGGTGATGTCGGCCCGTTTCGACCCGACGATTCTTGA
- a CDS encoding polyprenyl synthetase family protein, whose translation MSARFDPTILEALEAALPPLRERAERALEAALPAADAHPTGIHEAMRYAVLGGGKRMRPILVYATGQALDHTGRALDAPACAVEMIHAYSLVHDDLPAMDDDDLRRGQPTCHRAYDEPTAILVGDALQARAFELLADGEREGAPAPAARAGMVHALARAAGSGGMVGGQAIDLAAVGRQLDAAELEDMHIHKTGALIRASVQLGALASGPTCAATLNALDRYAKCVGLAFQIHDDVLDVEGDADALGKEQGADAARDKPTYPSILGLRQSRELAERLAGDAIDALADLGPGADVLRGLAAYCIQRQA comes from the coding sequence ATGTCGGCCCGTTTCGACCCGACGATTCTTGAGGCCCTGGAGGCGGCCCTGCCGCCGCTGCGCGAACGCGCCGAACGGGCCCTGGAGGCGGCCCTGCCCGCCGCCGATGCCCATCCGACGGGCATCCATGAGGCGATGCGCTACGCGGTGCTCGGCGGCGGCAAGCGCATGCGCCCGATCCTGGTGTACGCCACCGGGCAGGCCCTCGATCACACCGGCAGAGCGCTGGACGCCCCGGCCTGCGCCGTGGAGATGATCCACGCCTACTCGCTCGTCCACGACGATCTACCCGCCATGGACGACGACGATCTGCGGCGCGGGCAACCGACCTGCCACCGCGCCTACGATGAGCCGACGGCCATCCTGGTCGGCGATGCCCTGCAGGCCCGGGCCTTCGAACTCCTGGCCGACGGCGAGCGGGAGGGCGCTCCGGCTCCCGCCGCCCGGGCCGGCATGGTCCACGCCCTGGCGCGGGCGGCGGGCTCGGGCGGCATGGTCGGTGGCCAGGCCATCGACCTCGCCGCGGTGGGGCGTCAGCTCGACGCCGCCGAGCTCGAGGACATGCACATCCACAAGACCGGGGCCCTGATCCGGGCCAGCGTCCAGCTCGGCGCCCTGGCCAGCGGTCCGACCTGCGCCGCCACCCTCAACGCCCTCGATCGCTACGCCAAGTGCGTCGGGCTCGCCTTCCAGATCCACGACGACGTACTCGACGTGGAGGGCGATGCCGACGCCCTGGGCAAGGAGCAGGGCGCTGACGCGGCCCGGGACAAACCCACCTATCCGTCGATCCTCGGTCTGCGCCAGTCCCGCGAGCTGGCCGAGCGGCTGGCCGGCGACGCCATTGATGCCCTGGCCGACCTGGGTCCCGGCGCGGATGTGCTGCGCGGACTGGCCGCCTACTGCATCCAGCGCCAGGCCTGA
- the folE2 gene encoding GTP cyclohydrolase FolE2, translated as MEDVQGRADTRQIEINKVGIKDIRHPVRVRDRTGRDQHTVATFSMYVNLPQHFKGTHMSRFVSILEGHDREVTVESFHEMLAEMTDRLEAHSGHIEMAFPYFVNKQAPVTGVESLMDYEVTFIGEIHGGRHETWVRVAVPITTLCPCSKEIAERGAHNQRSLVVVTALMDGFVWLEELIDLVEREGSCELYGLLKRPDEKHVTERAYDNPKFVEDVVRDIAGRLNDDGRIAAYSVTSENYESIHNHSAFALIEQDKRGR; from the coding sequence ATGGAAGACGTCCAGGGACGGGCCGACACCCGGCAGATCGAGATCAATAAGGTCGGCATCAAGGATATCCGCCACCCGGTGCGGGTACGCGACCGCACCGGGCGCGACCAGCACACCGTGGCCACCTTCAGCATGTATGTGAACCTGCCGCAGCACTTCAAGGGCACGCACATGTCGCGGTTCGTCTCGATCCTCGAGGGCCACGACCGCGAGGTCACCGTGGAGTCCTTCCACGAGATGCTCGCCGAGATGACCGACCGCCTCGAGGCCCACTCCGGGCATATCGAGATGGCGTTCCCTTACTTCGTCAACAAGCAGGCGCCGGTCACCGGGGTCGAGAGCCTGATGGACTACGAGGTGACGTTCATCGGCGAGATCCACGGCGGTCGCCACGAGACCTGGGTGCGCGTCGCCGTGCCGATCACCACCCTGTGCCCCTGCTCCAAGGAGATCGCTGAGCGCGGCGCCCACAACCAACGCTCCCTGGTCGTGGTGACGGCGCTGATGGACGGCTTCGTCTGGCTGGAAGAACTCATCGACCTGGTCGAGCGGGAAGGCTCCTGCGAGCTCTACGGGTTGCTCAAACGCCCGGACGAGAAGCACGTGACCGAACGCGCCTACGACAACCCCAAGTTCGTCGAGGATGTGGTACGGGACATCGCCGGCCGGCTCAACGATGATGGGCGCATCGCCGCCTACTCGGTGACCTCCGAGAACTACGAGTCCATCCACAACCACTCCGCATTCGCGCTGATCGAGCAGGACAAGCGGGGGCGCTGA
- a CDS encoding TetR/AcrR family transcriptional regulator, producing the protein MPENTGRTEAAERILAAAKHLFARDGYSSVSIRDIAEAAGVSKANVFHHFASKEELYVETLRRCCEAARALIQAFAEDQAREPAEQLRAFVRADLRRALDDPDATRLVLAEAFDASPSQARTLVNQVFGADFRRMTEIFSRGQEDGSWRQDTSPALMASLMLAANTFYTAHREVLRQLPGVDFADDPDQYADHVVDILLDGIQKEA; encoded by the coding sequence ATGCCCGAGAACACCGGACGCACCGAAGCCGCCGAGCGGATCCTTGCCGCCGCCAAGCACCTGTTCGCCCGCGACGGCTACAGCTCCGTCTCGATCCGCGACATCGCCGAGGCCGCCGGCGTCAGCAAGGCCAACGTCTTCCACCACTTCGCCTCCAAGGAGGAACTCTACGTGGAGACGCTGCGCCGCTGCTGCGAAGCGGCGCGGGCGTTGATCCAGGCCTTCGCCGAAGATCAGGCGCGGGAACCGGCCGAACAGCTGCGCGCCTTCGTCCGCGCCGACCTCCGGCGCGCCCTGGACGACCCCGACGCCACCCGCTTGGTGTTGGCCGAGGCCTTCGACGCCTCGCCGAGCCAGGCCCGGACCCTGGTCAACCAGGTCTTCGGCGCCGATTTCCGGCGTATGACGGAGATCTTCTCGCGGGGCCAGGAAGACGGCTCGTGGCGGCAGGACACCAGCCCCGCGCTGATGGCCTCACTGATGCTGGCCGCCAACACCTTCTACACCGCTCACCGAGAGGTCCTGCGCCAGCTCCCCGGCGTGGACTTCGCCGACGACCCTGATCAGTACGCGGATCACGTCGTCGACATCCTGCTCGACGGGATCCAAAAGGAGGCGTAA
- a CDS encoding efflux RND transporter periplasmic adaptor subunit: protein MTHWHKLDSSPVSPARPRRVGVMVSVAALALLAAACGEDADNGEATAEEDAIPVTWIEAAEEEVREVRNTVGSIEAKSRPLLAAEVGGVIDTIHVDEGAQVDRGELLAEIDREDYIDDRDAAAGDVARLTAMVGVQERNVARNRELYEDDHISEDELDNAEAELEAREEELASALAQLRRAERDLERTRIRAVVSGAVDERHISAGDYVNAGDAVFQLINLDRLKVRLPVSESLAPRVDSGTELILSSRSGLRPDLKTTVSDLRPGIRDATRSLQLIAEVDNPGGWRPGASAEAEVVLDVRDGIVVPNQSVVRRPAGEVAYVLSEDEGRVEERTVEVGTRFGDRAEIRDGLEPGERLVLDGAGFLTDGAAVDAAPHEGDDTDTE from the coding sequence GTGACTCACTGGCACAAGCTCGATTCGTCCCCCGTGTCGCCGGCCCGGCCCCGCCGGGTCGGTGTGATGGTCTCCGTAGCAGCCCTCGCCCTGCTCGCCGCTGCCTGCGGCGAAGACGCCGACAACGGCGAGGCCACCGCCGAGGAGGACGCCATCCCCGTCACCTGGATCGAGGCCGCCGAGGAAGAGGTCCGCGAGGTCCGCAACACCGTCGGCAGCATCGAAGCCAAGTCGCGGCCGCTACTCGCCGCCGAGGTGGGCGGCGTCATCGACACCATCCACGTCGACGAGGGGGCGCAGGTCGACCGCGGCGAACTCCTCGCCGAGATCGACCGCGAGGATTACATCGATGACCGCGACGCGGCCGCCGGCGACGTGGCCCGCCTGACCGCCATGGTCGGCGTGCAGGAGCGCAACGTGGCCCGCAACCGGGAGCTCTACGAGGACGACCACATCTCCGAGGACGAGCTCGACAACGCCGAGGCCGAGCTTGAAGCCCGCGAGGAAGAGCTCGCCTCCGCCCTCGCCCAGCTGCGGCGGGCCGAGCGGGATCTGGAACGCACCCGGATCCGCGCCGTGGTCAGCGGCGCCGTGGACGAGCGCCACATCAGCGCGGGCGACTACGTCAACGCCGGCGACGCCGTCTTCCAACTGATCAACCTGGACCGGCTCAAGGTCCGCCTGCCGGTCTCCGAAAGCCTGGCCCCCCGGGTCGACAGCGGCACGGAGCTGATCCTCAGCAGCCGCTCTGGCCTCCGCCCGGACCTGAAGACCACGGTCTCGGACCTGCGCCCCGGTATCCGTGATGCCACCCGCTCGCTGCAGCTTATCGCCGAGGTCGACAACCCCGGGGGGTGGCGCCCCGGCGCCAGCGCCGAGGCGGAGGTGGTGCTCGATGTCCGCGACGGCATCGTCGTACCCAACCAGAGCGTCGTGCGCCGCCCCGCCGGCGAGGTGGCCTACGTACTGAGCGAAGACGAGGGCCGGGTCGAGGAGCGCACCGTTGAGGTGGGGACCCGCTTTGGGGACCGCGCCGAGATCCGCGACGGCCTGGAACCCGGTGAGCGGCTCGTCCTCGACGGTGCGGGCTTCCTCACCGACGGCGCCGCCGTGGACGCCGCTCCCCACGAAGGCGACGACACGGATACGGAGTAA